From the Acidobacteriota bacterium genome, the window CGAGGGCATCGAGTGCACCCTGAACGGTCTCTATCTGGCGAAGGGCACGCAGCTGGTCGACAACCACATGCGGATGGACCACGCCAAGCCCAACTGCAATAGCTACGAGCTCTACAAGGGCATTCTCGACGGGCGTTCGCGGGCCGTTTTCAACGGCCTGATCTACGTCCACCAAGACGCTCAGAAGACCGACGCCAAGCAGTCGAACCGCAATCTGCTGCTCTCCGAGGGGGCGATCGCCAATTCCCAACCGCAGCTCGAGATCTTCGCCGACGACGTGCGCTGCACTCACGGCTCGACGGTCGGCCAGCTCGACGAGGAGGCGGTCTTCTACCTGCGCTCGCGGGGGATCGGCGAGGAGGCGGCCAACAGCCTGCTGACCTACGCCTTCGCCAGCGACATCGTCAGCCGGATCAAGGTCGAGCCGGTGCGGCGCGACCTCGAGGAATTCCTGTTCACCCGCCTGCCGCGCGGCGAGGTGGTGCGACAGGCCGTATGAGCGGCGCCGCCGGAGTGACCACGCCGCCCGCCGGCCAGGCCGCGACCTTCGACATCGACCAGGTCCGTCGGGACTTTCCGTTCCTCGAAGCTCCGGCCCGCCCGGGCGGCGACTCACCGACGGTGTTCTTGGACAGCGCCGCGAGCGCTCAGAAATCGCGGCAGGTGCTGGCGGCAATCCAGGACTTCTACTCCGGCAGCTACGCCAACATCCATCGCGGCGTTTACGACCTGGCGGCGCGCGCCGACGCCGCCTACGAAGGCGCCCGCGACACAGTGCAGCGCTTCCTCGGCGCTGACCGACGGGAAGAGATCGTTTTCCTGCGCGGCGCCACCGAAGCCATCAACCTGGTGGCCCAGAGCTTCCTCGCGCCTCGTCTCGCCGCCGGCGACGAGGTGGTGGTGACGGAGCTCGAGCACCACTCCAACTGGGTGCCCTGGCAGGTCGCCTGCGAGCGCGCCGGCGCCACCTTGCGAGTCGCCCCGGTGGCCGATGACGGCCACCTGCAACTCGACGAGCTCACCGCCCTGCTCCAGCGGCAGCCCCGCCTGCTGGCCGTGACCCACGTCTCGAACGCCCTCGGCACCATCGTGCCAATCGCCGAGATCGTGGCCCTGGCCCAGCGGCACGGCGTCCCGGTGCTGATCGACGGCGCCCAGGCCGTGCCCCACTTCGCCGTCGACGTCGCCGCCCTCGACTGCGACTTCTATGTCTTCTCCAGCCACAAGCTCTTCGGCCCCACCGGCACCGGAGTTCTCTACGGCCGTCATCAGCACCTGAAGGAGATGGCGCCCTACC encodes:
- a CDS encoding SufS family cysteine desulfurase, with product MTTPPAGQAATFDIDQVRRDFPFLEAPARPGGDSPTVFLDSAASAQKSRQVLAAIQDFYSGSYANIHRGVYDLAARADAAYEGARDTVQRFLGADRREEIVFLRGATEAINLVAQSFLAPRLAAGDEVVVTELEHHSNWVPWQVACERAGATLRVAPVADDGHLQLDELTALLQRQPRLLAVTHVSNALGTIVPIAEIVALAQRHGVPVLIDGAQAVPHFAVDVAALDCDFYVFSSHKLFGPTGTGVLYGRHQHLKEMAPYQTGGGMIAAVSADRTTFAAPPARFEAGTPDIAGAVGLGAAIDYLQSFDASALRAHEDDLLHYASERLAEIPGLTILGGGEPRTAVLSWTMDGVHAHDVGTILASRGIAVRAGHHCAQPLMARFGVAATTRASFALYNHRNEVDALVEGLQAVHEIFGR